In one window of Anaerolineales bacterium DNA:
- a CDS encoding phosphatidate cytidylyltransferase — translation MLRQRVLVVLLLLPIGLAVILAGGWWFALGIALILGLAGFEYGRLFLAAGQRPSLPLLVGFCCLFALARYAWGFGGAPELLALVCLLGMAWHLVDFERGAPNSGSDMALTWGGVLYLGWIGGYFVSLRTLPDGAWWLLLVLPSVWLADSAAYFVGRRLGRHKLAPRLSPKKTWEGYLAGVAAGSVSGALLAVVWSRWAENPLPFSIVNGLIIGTVLAVVTTLGDVGISMIKRQVQVKDSGSLLPGHGGVLDRIDSWLWAAVLGYYLVLWLAR, via the coding sequence ATGCTCAGGCAGCGAGTGTTGGTCGTCTTGCTGCTGCTGCCGATCGGCCTGGCGGTGATTCTGGCCGGTGGCTGGTGGTTCGCCCTGGGCATCGCCCTGATCCTCGGGCTGGCCGGCTTTGAGTATGGACGCCTGTTCCTAGCCGCTGGCCAGCGACCGAGCCTGCCTCTGCTTGTCGGATTCTGTTGCTTGTTTGCCCTCGCCCGGTACGCCTGGGGATTCGGCGGAGCCCCTGAGCTGCTGGCATTGGTTTGCCTGCTCGGGATGGCCTGGCATCTGGTGGACTTTGAGCGTGGGGCGCCCAACTCGGGTTCGGATATGGCGCTCACCTGGGGCGGGGTGTTGTACCTGGGATGGATCGGCGGCTATTTCGTATCTCTGCGCACTCTACCGGATGGCGCCTGGTGGCTGCTGTTGGTCCTGCCGTCCGTCTGGTTGGCGGACAGCGCGGCCTACTTCGTCGGCCGGCGCCTCGGCCGCCACAAGCTTGCCCCCCGCTTGAGCCCCAAGAAGACGTGGGAGGGCTATCTGGCGGGCGTCGCTGCCGGCTCGGTTTCGGGGGCCCTGCTGGCAGTGGTCTGGAGCCGATGGGCCGAGAACCCCTTGCCGTTCTCGATCGTGAATGGGCTGATCATCGGCACGGTCCTGGCGGTCGTGACCACGCTGGGAGATGTCGGGATCAGCATGATCAAGCGCCAGGTCCAGGTGAAGGACTCGGGCAGCCTGCTTCCGGGGCACGGCGGCGTGCTGGACCGCATCGATTCCTGGTTGTGGGCCGCGGTTCTCGGCTACTACTTGGTGCTCTGGCTGGCCCGGTAG